A genomic segment from Limnochordia bacterium encodes:
- a CDS encoding aspartate-semialdehyde dehydrogenase, protein MQRVRTAILGATGAVGQELMAILAERDFPLQELKLLASPRSAGRKFDFQGEELTVQAVSPEAFEDVDIAFFCAGGSISKEYAKEAMARGTVIIDNTSAFRLDEDVPLVVPEVNASDITPGTKLVANPNCSTTIMVMALAPLHRFYGIERVVVSTYQAVSGVGASGMEDLANQVRAWVADEEIVSKSFPFVAADEHYQMAFNLVPHIDMFDEMDYTKEEWKMVRETQKILHDPNMRITATTVRVPVMRSHSESVNIEFKQEVDLPKVKELLSVFPGVIVQDDPQNLLYPMPLDVAGKDEVCVGRIRQDNSHSRAINLWVVGDQIRKGAALNAVQIGEYMVKNDLI, encoded by the coding sequence ATGCAAAGAGTACGTACAGCAATTCTAGGAGCAACAGGGGCAGTAGGGCAGGAACTGATGGCGATCCTAGCAGAGCGGGACTTTCCCCTGCAGGAGCTAAAACTCCTTGCTTCTCCCCGGTCTGCCGGACGCAAGTTTGACTTCCAGGGAGAAGAACTAACGGTACAGGCAGTGAGCCCAGAGGCCTTTGAGGATGTAGATATTGCCTTTTTCTGTGCCGGTGGTAGTATTAGTAAGGAGTATGCAAAGGAGGCCATGGCCAGAGGAACTGTGATCATCGATAATACCAGTGCCTTTCGTTTAGATGAGGATGTTCCTTTGGTTGTTCCCGAGGTTAACGCCTCGGATATTACTCCAGGTACAAAACTGGTTGCAAACCCCAATTGCTCAACAACCATTATGGTGATGGCCTTAGCTCCTCTTCATCGTTTCTACGGCATTGAGCGAGTGGTAGTGTCCACCTATCAAGCGGTATCCGGGGTGGGGGCAAGCGGTATGGAGGATCTGGCTAATCAGGTAAGAGCCTGGGTGGCTGATGAGGAAATAGTATCCAAGAGTTTTCCCTTTGTGGCAGCTGATGAGCATTACCAAATGGCCTTTAACCTAGTGCCTCATATCGATATGTTCGATGAGATGGACTATACTAAAGAAGAATGGAAGATGGTACGGGAAACGCAGAAGATTCTCCATGATCCCAATATGAGGATTACGGCGACCACCGTGCGGGTGCCCGTGATGCGCAGCCATTCAGAATCAGTGAACATTGAATTTAAGCAAGAGGTAGATCTGCCGAAGGTGAAGGAATTACTATCTGTCTTTCCGGGAGTCATCGTCCAAGATGATCCACAGAATCTTCTGTACCCGATGCCCCTGGATGTTGCAGGTAAGGATGAGGTTTGCGTGGGACGAATTCGACAGGATAACTCCCATTCCCGGGCGATCAATCTCTGGGTGGTGGGGGACCAGATTCGCAAAGGTGCAGCGTTAAATGCAGTGCAGATTGGGGAGTATATGGTAAAGAACGACTTGATCTAG
- a CDS encoding dipicolinate synthase subunit B: MDFSGVKVGFALTGSFCTIDSIQGQMRSLIEMNAEVIPIVSSSLLTLDTRFGTAKALMEVLERITGKCPIDSIVKAEPIGPQQLLDVLVVAPCTGNTLAKFAHGITDTCVLMAMKSQLRNSRPVIISISTNDGLGNNAANLGKVLTMRNVYFVPFRQDDPIKKPRSLVAEASLIPASLHAALRGEQLQPIIVA, encoded by the coding sequence ATGGATTTTTCTGGTGTAAAAGTGGGATTTGCACTGACCGGTTCCTTTTGTACAATAGATTCTATTCAAGGTCAGATGCGTAGTCTCATCGAGATGAATGCCGAGGTTATTCCCATTGTGTCATCGTCGCTTTTGACTTTGGATACACGGTTTGGTACCGCTAAGGCCTTGATGGAGGTCCTTGAGCGCATAACAGGAAAATGCCCCATTGATAGTATTGTCAAGGCAGAACCAATTGGACCGCAGCAGTTGCTGGATGTACTGGTCGTGGCACCGTGTACAGGAAACACGCTAGCCAAGTTTGCCCATGGCATTACCGACACCTGTGTACTGATGGCTATGAAGTCTCAATTGCGCAATAGTAGGCCAGTGATTATCTCTATATCCACCAATGACGGATTGGGTAACAATGCGGCGAACTTAGGCAAGGTTTTGACCATGCGGAATGTGTACTTTGTGCCCTTCCGTCAGGATGATCCAATCAAGAAACCTCGTTCCTTGGTGGCAGAGGCGAGCCTGATTCCCGCGTCCCTCCATGCTGCCTTAAGGGGTGAGCAGCTACAGCCAATAATCGTGGCGTAA
- the dpsA gene encoding dipicolinate synthase subunit DpsA, with the protein MGNCLDGIPVAVLGGDAREFIVVRSLVERGADVLLVGYENAQFPQCRHVSLKEAISNSRFILAPMGNTDQTGRIKAVPDRSVIMLDREVFSCILPETVLMIGFAQPVVRQAALEFGIEVVELAEDDEVAILNSIPTAEGAIFLAMEKLPITIHGSRAVVLGFGRCAQTLARTLQALRAQTTVVARNSGQRARAYEMGLASFGFDQINGVTANADLIFNTVPAMILTDDVLAGLRQDTVIIDLASSPGGTDFKAAERLGIQAVLALGLPGKVAPQTAGEIMAKGVLKIISQYLS; encoded by the coding sequence ATGGGTAATTGTTTAGATGGCATTCCCGTAGCCGTCCTAGGTGGAGACGCCAGGGAGTTTATCGTTGTCCGTTCGTTAGTGGAACGAGGGGCTGATGTCTTACTAGTAGGATATGAAAATGCTCAGTTTCCCCAGTGCCGACATGTTTCATTGAAAGAAGCCATATCCAATAGCCGTTTCATACTGGCTCCCATGGGTAACACAGATCAAACCGGACGGATCAAAGCAGTGCCTGATCGGTCGGTGATTATGCTGGACCGGGAGGTTTTCTCCTGTATACTCCCGGAGACTGTGCTCATGATTGGTTTTGCCCAACCCGTGGTCAGACAGGCTGCCCTGGAGTTTGGGATAGAAGTTGTTGAGTTGGCGGAGGATGACGAAGTAGCCATACTCAACTCCATTCCTACCGCAGAAGGTGCCATATTCCTGGCGATGGAGAAGCTACCGATTACAATTCACGGCTCAAGGGCGGTTGTACTAGGTTTTGGACGGTGTGCCCAGACACTAGCCCGTACGCTACAGGCCTTGAGAGCACAGACAACAGTGGTCGCCAGAAACAGCGGGCAACGGGCCAGGGCATACGAGATGGGACTTGCCAGCTTCGGGTTTGACCAGATCAACGGGGTTACCGCCAATGCTGATCTAATCTTCAATACTGTACCAGCCATGATACTAACCGATGATGTGCTTGCCGGGTTAAGACAGGATACGGTGATCATCGATCTAGCATCTAGTCCCGGTGGTACAGACTTTAAGGCGGCGGAGCGTCTTGGGATCCAAGCTGTGTTAGCGCTGGGGCTACCGGGCAAGGTAGCGCCGCAGACGGCGGGTGAGATCATGGCCAAGGGAGTCTTGAAGATTATTTCCCAGTATCTGAGCTAA
- the dapB gene encoding 4-hydroxy-tetrahydrodipicolinate reductase codes for MGQEVVRALQKEADLKLVAAFDPSAKGQDAGEVAGIGHLGVTIEQDPEDGVEKAQVLVDFTEPAVVKRNIHTALQKGVRPVVGTTGLSMEDISDIRRWAKSAGLGVIIAPNFALGALLLMRFAKIASQYFPHGEIIELHHDQKKDAPSGTAIKTAQMMAEARGQVVQQQVSEEKLGGVRGGVLEGINIHSVRLPGLIAHQEVIFGGSGQLLTLRHDSTSRESFMPGVMLAIRKVLEVDELIYGLEQVLFGD; via the coding sequence ATGGGGCAAGAGGTTGTTCGAGCCTTACAGAAGGAAGCGGATCTGAAGCTAGTTGCCGCCTTTGATCCTAGTGCCAAGGGACAGGATGCCGGAGAAGTAGCAGGTATTGGGCACTTGGGTGTTACTATTGAACAAGATCCAGAGGATGGTGTAGAAAAGGCCCAGGTGTTGGTGGATTTCACAGAACCTGCGGTGGTAAAGAGGAATATCCATACCGCACTGCAAAAGGGAGTACGGCCAGTTGTAGGTACAACCGGCTTAAGTATGGAGGACATCTCTGATATCCGTCGCTGGGCTAAGAGTGCTGGCCTGGGCGTGATCATTGCTCCGAATTTCGCCTTAGGGGCCTTGCTTCTAATGCGGTTTGCAAAGATTGCCAGCCAGTATTTCCCCCATGGGGAGATCATTGAGCTGCACCATGATCAAAAGAAGGATGCTCCTTCGGGGACCGCGATCAAGACAGCACAAATGATGGCAGAGGCCCGGGGGCAGGTTGTTCAGCAGCAAGTCAGTGAAGAGAAGCTTGGCGGCGTACGGGGCGGTGTACTGGAGGGAATCAATATCCACAGTGTGCGTTTACCCGGCCTGATTGCTCATCAGGAAGTAATTTTCGGAGGCAGTGGACAGCTTCTAACCCTGAGGCATGACTCCACCAGTAGAGAGTCCTTTATGCCTGGCGTGATGCTGGCCATCCGCAAGGTACTGGAGGTAGATGAGTTAATTTATGGGTTGGAGCAGGTGCTTTTTGGGGATTAA
- a CDS encoding beta galactosidase jelly roll domain-containing protein, whose protein sequence is MVPLNYVPRSEYPRPQLVRDKWLNLNGWWEFEIDHGRSGKERQFFDRDELSGRILVPFCPESKLSGVEYRDFMAAVWYRREFDLPAGWERGNRILLHFEAVDYSTEVWVNGVSVGIHRGGYTPFTFDITEQLSSTTNVITVCAQDDGRSGLQPRGKQSHSFYSRGCDYTRVTGIWQTVWLECVPVGYIQSLRYIPDPDNAVMHVQAQLAGEVENCAIVLRPSYKGKPMGEVRAQISGKHAQVALPLAEVHLWEPGCPRLYDLDVLLINESGILDQVQSYFGMRTVTLGGQAVLINGKPVFQRLVLDQGYYPEGVYTAPSDDDLRKDIELSLGLGFNGARLHQKVFERRFLYWADKLGYLIWGEYPSWGLNITTAVGLERFLPEWMEAVRRDFNHPALIIWCPFNETWDNNGTRQNNEVLRIVYGVTKQLDPTRPVIDTSGNYHVVTDIFDVHDYDQNVETFTARYQSMASGGDVFVSFPDRQKYEGQPYFVSEYGGIWWNDEDEGGWGYGHRPTSREEFMARYRGLTEVLLSNPRIAGFCYTQLYDVEQEVNGLYTYERQPKFNPSAIRQINEKKAAIEE, encoded by the coding sequence ATGGTACCCCTTAATTATGTACCAAGGTCAGAATATCCGCGGCCGCAACTGGTGCGGGACAAATGGCTGAATCTCAATGGCTGGTGGGAGTTTGAGATTGATCACGGAAGAAGCGGAAAAGAGCGGCAGTTCTTTGACAGAGACGAACTATCCGGCAGGATTCTTGTTCCCTTTTGTCCTGAGAGTAAGCTCTCCGGTGTAGAGTATCGGGATTTTATGGCGGCTGTCTGGTATAGGCGAGAGTTTGACCTACCCGCAGGATGGGAAAGGGGAAATCGCATCTTACTACACTTTGAAGCGGTAGACTACAGTACCGAAGTATGGGTCAATGGAGTATCTGTGGGCATACACCGGGGTGGGTATACCCCTTTTACCTTTGACATTACAGAGCAATTATCCTCTACTACAAATGTGATTACGGTCTGCGCCCAGGACGATGGACGATCGGGGCTACAACCTAGGGGCAAGCAAAGTCATTCTTTCTATTCCCGAGGCTGTGATTATACTAGGGTCACAGGGATTTGGCAGACTGTATGGCTTGAGTGTGTTCCCGTAGGATACATCCAGTCGCTAAGATATATCCCCGATCCGGATAATGCCGTGATGCATGTGCAGGCCCAGTTGGCCGGAGAAGTCGAGAATTGTGCTATTGTCCTTCGCCCTTCATACAAGGGCAAACCTATGGGGGAGGTACGGGCGCAAATCTCCGGTAAGCATGCACAGGTGGCCTTGCCCCTAGCCGAGGTGCATCTGTGGGAGCCGGGATGCCCGCGTCTATATGATCTGGACGTCCTTTTGATTAACGAATCTGGCATCCTAGACCAAGTCCAAAGCTATTTTGGGATGAGGACCGTTACCCTAGGCGGGCAAGCAGTACTAATTAACGGTAAACCCGTCTTCCAACGATTAGTACTTGATCAGGGTTACTATCCCGAGGGAGTGTATACGGCTCCTAGTGATGATGATTTACGCAAAGACATTGAGCTTTCCCTGGGACTTGGTTTCAACGGAGCCAGGCTCCATCAGAAGGTGTTTGAACGACGGTTCTTGTACTGGGCGGATAAGCTTGGTTATCTAATTTGGGGAGAGTATCCTAGTTGGGGTCTGAATATTACCACTGCAGTGGGGTTAGAACGATTCCTGCCCGAATGGATGGAGGCTGTTAGACGGGACTTCAACCATCCGGCATTAATCATCTGGTGCCCTTTCAACGAGACCTGGGACAACAATGGAACTAGACAGAACAACGAGGTACTTAGGATTGTGTACGGAGTTACAAAGCAACTGGATCCCACCCGGCCGGTAATTGATACCAGTGGCAACTACCACGTTGTTACAGATATTTTCGATGTGCACGACTACGATCAGAATGTAGAGACTTTCACGGCCCGGTACCAGTCAATGGCCTCTGGTGGTGATGTGTTTGTCAGTTTTCCTGATAGGCAGAAATACGAAGGACAGCCTTACTTTGTTAGTGAATACGGTGGGATCTGGTGGAATGATGAAGATGAAGGCGGTTGGGGTTACGGACATCGACCGACCAGTAGAGAGGAATTCATGGCCCGTTACCGGGGATTAACCGAAGTGCTACTTAGTAATCCAAGGATAGCTGGTTTCTGCTATACGCAATTGTATGATGTGGAGCAGGAGGTTAATGGTTTATATACCTATGAGCGTCAACCGAAATTTAACCCATCCGCAATTCGCCAGATCAACGAAAAAAAGGCGGCCATTGAGGAATGA
- a CDS encoding general stress protein encodes MSTVIGTFDTERQAEKAVKHMRDNGFGDNEISIVARDRRDIQGRGDTDTEAGDEEMGMGSVATGTAWGGALGGIAGLLAGAGALAIPGVGPIIAAGPLAAALSGVVAGGVVGGLVDLGIPQDRSNFYQEEVKKGKILAVIDTDDKIEDAESVLNEFGANNVETY; translated from the coding sequence GTGTCGACGGTCATTGGTACATTTGATACGGAAAGACAGGCTGAAAAGGCGGTAAAACACATGCGCGACAATGGCTTTGGAGACAATGAAATCTCCATTGTTGCTCGGGATCGCCGGGACATTCAAGGTCGGGGTGATACTGACACCGAAGCAGGCGATGAGGAAATGGGCATGGGTAGTGTGGCTACTGGTACCGCTTGGGGTGGTGCCCTAGGCGGAATTGCAGGATTGCTGGCTGGTGCCGGTGCCCTTGCTATTCCCGGTGTTGGACCGATTATTGCCGCTGGTCCCTTGGCCGCTGCGTTATCCGGGGTTGTGGCCGGTGGTGTGGTTGGTGGTCTTGTGGACTTAGGAATTCCTCAGGACAGAAGCAATTTCTATCAAGAGGAAGTCAAGAAAGGCAAGATCCTCGCGGTCATTGACACCGATGATAAGATTGAAGACGCAGAGTCGGTTCTTAACGAGTTCGGTGCAAACAACGTCGAGACCTACTAA
- a CDS encoding YlmC/YmxH family sporulation protein: MLYSEIAGKELIDIAEGRRMGVVHHADLVIDTQTLEVVAIILPQRRRKFFLFGNDEYVMIPWEGILKIGLDVIIVDMRCSRQYFDPQTPEL; encoded by the coding sequence TTGCTCTATAGTGAAATCGCGGGGAAGGAATTGATCGATATTGCCGAAGGCCGCAGGATGGGCGTGGTGCATCATGCGGATCTGGTAATTGATACCCAGACCTTGGAGGTCGTGGCCATTATTCTACCCCAACGGCGTAGGAAATTCTTCCTTTTCGGCAATGATGAGTATGTCATGATCCCCTGGGAAGGAATACTTAAAATAGGGTTGGACGTTATTATTGTAGATATGCGATGCAGTCGTCAGTATTTTGACCCACAGACACCGGAACTGTAA